In Hippoglossus hippoglossus isolate fHipHip1 chromosome 24, fHipHip1.pri, whole genome shotgun sequence, a single genomic region encodes these proteins:
- the katnbl1 gene encoding KATNB1-like protein 1, with product MKQVDIINKDELDKERFQVHYGARSPGPAKRVSSCKRKGGPQVEVGAKLHRRTSDVGRARDPGMANKENELTCPDDVRGLHYNDNCGLPVTSAEASKMAGASSKYSDFAELSKDHEAMTHILFGRNLRLQVAKTLWRRNASELVAYLIRFQDTGVLLDCLPVLTKDLQTEAPCLSLGCCVDLLPQVKVILASKYEEHIMVGLHWVQSVIRKWWPELSKNQKRLRDSCSEDRNIEVMKQRLKDVWKDGARLCLIPGSTGELAKAIEAYLSQLP from the exons ATGAAGCAG GTGGATATTATAAATAAGGACGAGTTAGATAAAGAGAG ATTTCAAGTGCATTACGGAGCACGCAGTCCGGGCCCAGCGAAGCGGGTGTCGTCTTGCAAGAGGAAGGGTGGTCCGCAGGTGGAGGTGGGCGCCAAGCTGCACCGTAGAACGTCAGATGTAGGCCGTGCCCGTGACCCCGGCATGGCCAACAAAGAAAATGAGCTGACGTGCCCTGATGACGTGCGGGGCCTTCACTACAATGACAACTGTGGGCTCCCTGTGACCTCCGCAGAGGCCTCCAAGATGGCAGGGGCCAGCTCCAAGTACAGCGACTTTGCCGAG CTGTCAAAGGACCATGAAGCTATGACTCACATCCTTTTTGGAAGGAATCTACGACTTCAAGTAGCGAAAACACTATGGCGAAGAAATGCCAGTGAATTAGTGGCCTATTTAATAAG ATTTCAAGACACGGGGGTGCTGCTTGACTGCTTACCTGTCTTAACAAAAGA TCTTCAAACTGAAGCACCATGTTTGTCACTTGGCTGCTGTGTTGACCTCCTGCCCCAAGTGAAAGTGATTCTTGCCAGTAAATACGAAGA GCACATCATGGTGGGTTTACACTGGGTTCAATCCGTCATCAGGAAGTGGTGGCCAGAACTTTCAAAGAACCAGAAAAGACTGCGGGACAGTTGTTCAGAAGACAG GAATATTGAAGTCATGAAGCAGCGGCTGAAGGACGTGTGGAAGGACGGAGCCCGATTATGTTTGATTCCAGGATCGACAGGAGAGCTGGCAAAG GCCATCGAGGCTTATCTATCACAGCTGCCCTGA